A single Mytilus trossulus isolate FHL-02 chromosome 12, PNRI_Mtr1.1.1.hap1, whole genome shotgun sequence DNA region contains:
- the LOC134693594 gene encoding uncharacterized protein LOC134693594: protein MSYRRSSISITDTSKDTFDGNVLAPIERFSVFSANVSTKRGQNCQMLKIIALVIIPIIAMVIENAFKISKDEEKLNQEKKVREQISFSVEIGLLVHYLQIERGTTALYISSGGSLLAYASLKTKRRDTDSSLDALNEWIALSSPSHLRSRDAYRIHLQNYRNSLDHLNTTISAAIKFYSNDNALIIGWVVSTVKESSSGIAWQSLTAYHMLLISKEEAGIERALGSTFYAREGSFPLEDLLWYTEKKTLGETYLLRSMQYSDSVKRMLDIYYTHTDLAFDVRYLLHTYRPSI from the exons ATGTCATATCGGAGAAGTTCAATAAGCATTACGGACACATCAAAAGACACATTTGATGGCAATGTGTTAGCTCCAATCGAACGATTTAGTGTTTTCAGTGCAAATGTATCTACAAAAAGAGGACAAAATTGTCAAATGTTAAAGATTATAGCGCTTGTTATAATCCCAATAATTGCAATGGTCATAGAAAATgcctttaaaatatcaaaagatgaAGAAAAATTGAATCAAGAAAAGAAAGTGCGCGAGCAAATATCTTTTAGTGTCGAGATTGGTCTACTTGTTCACTATTTACAAATCGAAAGAGGGACTACTGCCTTATATATTAGTTCAGGTGGGAGTCTACTAGCTTATGCCAGTTTAAAAACTAAACGACGTGATACTGACTCCTCTCTTGACGCGTTAAACGAATGGATAGCGCTTTCTTCTCCATCTCATTTACGGTCTCGTGATGCTTATCGTATCCATCTTCAAAACTACAGAAACAGTCTTGACCATCTGAATACAACGATCAGCGCTGCCATAAAATTTTACTCAAATGATAATGCACTCATAATTGGATGGGTAGTTTCTACTGTTAAAGAATCCAGCAGTGGAATAGCTTGGCAGTCTTTGACTGCATATCACATGTTATTGATCAGCAAGGAAGAGGCAGGAATTGAAAGAGCACTTGGAAGTACATTTTATGCCAGAG AAGGTAGTTTCCCTCTCGAAGATTTACTATGGTATACAGAAAAGAAAACACTAGGGGAAACATACTTACTTAGAAGTATGCAATATTCAGATTCAGTAAAAAGGATGTTAGATATTTACTACACACATACAGACCTAGCATTTGATGTTAGATATTTACTACACACATACAGACCTAGCATTTGA
- the LOC134693593 gene encoding receptor-type guanylate cyclase gcy-13-like, translating into MSLSAGIVKIIRNDHRGEGNVLLEIVVSLNNNLNLHEMDVKISICIVVGAIVMFPVIVLLVYRLNKKLQSFAISLTNKTYDLEQERKRTEQLLYQMLPVSIAKRMMNNTPIEPEYFESVTVYFSDIVGFTTICSKSSPMQVIYMLNDLYSVIDERIEKFDVYKVETIGDAYMMVSGLPVRNTDQHASEIALMSLDILEIVSQSQIPHIPGEKWQIRIGINTGSVVAGVVGTKMPRYCLFGNTVNVASRMESTSKPGMIHISQSTKIALEHQPDFLVEPRGETIIKGKGVMLTFWLLDHQKRRNCSHCLVQDIFIDQRNTTC; encoded by the exons ATGTCGTTATCAGCTGGTATAGTGAAAATAATAAGGAACGACCACAGAGGGGAGGGTAACGTCCTATTG gaAATTGTAGTGTCCCTCAACAACAATTTGAATCTACATGAGATGGATGTGAAAATAAGTATATGTATAGTGGTTGGAGCAATAGTAATGTTCCCTGTGATAGTTTTGCTTGTATACCGTCTTAACAAAAAGTTACAGTCGTTTGCAATCTCATTGACGAATAAAACATACGACTTAGAACAAGAGCGAAAAAGAACAGAACAGTTACTCTACCAAATGCTGCCTGTTTCAATAGCCAAGCGAATGATGAACAATACGCCTATAGAACCAGAATATTTTGAATCAGTAACGGTTTACTTCTCTGATATAGTTGGATTTACGACCATCTGCTCTAAAAGTTCACCAATGCAAGTGATCTATATGTTGAATGACTTGTACAGTGTGATAGATGAACGAATAGAAAAGTTTGATGTATATAAAGTAGAAACAATAG GTGATGCTTACATGATGGTTTCTGGTTTGCCAGTAAGGAACACCGACCAACATGCATCTGAAATAGCTTTGATGTCATTAGACATATTGGAAATAGTTAGTCAATCTCAAATACCTCATATACCAGGGGAGAAATGGCAAATAAGGATTGGAATAAATACAG GTTCTGTAGTCGCAGGTGTTGTTGGAACTAAAATGCCTCGATATTGTCTGTTTGGCAATACAGTGAATGTTGCGTCGCGGATGGAATCGACGAGTAAAC cGGGCATGATTCACATTTCGCAGTCTACAAAAATTGCTCTTGAACACCAACCAGACTTCTTGGTGGAACCACGAGGTGAAACAATAATAAAG ggAAAAGGAGTAATGTTGACGTTTTGGTTATTGGACCACCAAAAGAGGCGCAATTGTTCCCATTGCTTAGTCCAAGATATATTTATCGACCAAAGAAATACAACCTGCTGA